The nucleotide sequence ACAAGAAGGACGCGCGGATCATGGCCTTGTCAGGCGGCATGAAGCGGCGCGTGATGATCGCCAAGGCGCTTTCGCACGAGCCGCGCATCCTGTTCCTGGACGAGCCGACCGCCGGCGTGGACGTCGAGCTGCGCCGGGGGATGTGGGAGATGGTGCGGCGGCTGCGCGAGCAGGGGGTAACCATCATCCTGACCACCCATTACATCGAAGAAGCCCAGGAGATGGCCGACCGCGTGGGCGTCATACGCCAGGGCGAGATCATCCTGGTCGAGGACAAGAACGCCCTGATGAAGAAGCTGGGCAAGCGGCAACTGACGCTGGTCCTGAAAACCGCGCTGTCCGCCTTGCCGCCCGCGCTGCAGGGCTATCAGCTGGAGCTGGCCGGAGAGGGCCACGAACTGGTCTATACCTACGACAACCAGGTGGGCGGTGGCGACATCGCGACGCTGTTGCGCAAGCTGGACGAGGCGGGCGTGGAATTCACCGACCTGCGCTCATCGG is from Bordetella bronchialis and encodes:
- a CDS encoding ABC transporter ATP-binding protein, with translation MDPIISIRGLSKTYKSGFQALKNIDLDIRRGEIFALLGPNGAGKTTLISIICGIVNPSRGTVLADGHDIIRDYRAARASIGLVPQELNTDAFESVWSTVTFSRGLFGKPADPAHIERVLRDLSLWDKKDARIMALSGGMKRRVMIAKALSHEPRILFLDEPTAGVDVELRRGMWEMVRRLREQGVTIILTTHYIEEAQEMADRVGVIRQGEIILVEDKNALMKKLGKRQLTLVLKTALSALPPALQGYQLELAGEGHELVYTYDNQVGGGDIATLLRKLDEAGVEFTDLRSSESSLEEIFVSLVHARPEGQAQP